From one Streptomyces sp. SCSIO 30461 genomic stretch:
- a CDS encoding bifunctional (p)ppGpp synthetase/guanosine-3',5'-bis(diphosphate) 3'-pyrophosphohydrolase: protein MPDEAKPATAQPGQQVEKAAATSAVPEKKPSERSAAVTPERGEQSRQAAGWGNAKGQAPAPVTAPKPTPGAPARSGGSSNRVRARLARLGVQRSSAYNPVLEPLLRIVRSNDPKIETATLRQVERAYQVAERWHRGQKRKSGDPYITHPLAVTTILAELGMDPATLMAGLLHDTVEDTEYGLDTLRRDFGDQVALLVDGVTKLDKVKFGEAAQAETVRKMVVAMAKDPRVLVIKLADRLHNMRTMRYLKREKQEKKARETLEIYAPLAHRLGMNTIKWELEDLAFAILYPKMYDEIVRLVAERAPKRDEYLAIVTDEVQTDLRAARIKATVTGRPKHYYSVYQKMIVRGRDFAEIYDLVGIRVLVDTVRDCYAALGTVHARWNPVPGRFKDYIAMPKFNMYQSLHTTVIGPNGKPVELQIRTFDMHRRAEYGIAAHWKYKQEAVAGASKVRTDVPKVSGKDKDALNDMAWLRQLLDWQKETEDPGEFLESLRFDLSRNEVFVFTPKGDVIALPAGATPVDFAYAVHTEVGHRTIGARVNGRLVPLESTLDNGDLVEVFTSKATGAGPSRDWLGFVKSPRARNKIRAWFSKERRDEAIEQGKDAIARAMRKQNLPIQRILTGDSLVTLAHEMRYPDISSLYAAIGEGHVAAQGVVQKLVQALGGEEAATEDIAESVPPSRTRGRKRRANADPGVVVKGVDDVWVKLARCCTPVPGDPIIGFVTRGSGVSVHRADCVNVDSLSQQPERILDVEWAPTQSSVFLVAIQVEALDRSRLLSDVTRVLSDQHVNILSAAVQTSRDRVATSRFTFEMGDPKHLGHVLKAVRGVEGVYDVYRVTSARRP from the coding sequence TTGCCAGACGAGGCCAAGCCCGCCACCGCGCAGCCCGGCCAGCAGGTCGAGAAGGCTGCCGCGACTTCCGCCGTGCCCGAGAAGAAGCCCTCGGAGCGATCCGCGGCTGTCACACCCGAGCGGGGCGAGCAGAGCCGCCAGGCAGCGGGCTGGGGCAACGCGAAGGGCCAGGCCCCGGCACCGGTGACCGCCCCCAAGCCCACCCCCGGCGCCCCCGCACGCTCCGGCGGCTCCTCCAATCGCGTCCGCGCCCGGTTGGCCCGGCTCGGAGTACAGCGCTCCAGCGCGTACAACCCGGTCCTCGAACCCCTGCTCCGGATCGTCCGCAGCAACGACCCCAAGATCGAGACCGCGACACTCCGCCAGGTCGAGCGTGCCTACCAGGTGGCAGAGCGCTGGCACCGCGGCCAGAAGCGCAAGAGCGGCGACCCGTACATCACCCACCCGCTGGCCGTCACCACCATCCTCGCTGAGCTTGGCATGGACCCGGCGACGTTGATGGCGGGCCTGCTGCACGACACCGTCGAGGACACCGAATACGGTCTGGACACCCTGCGTCGTGACTTCGGCGACCAGGTGGCTCTGCTGGTCGACGGTGTCACCAAACTGGACAAGGTCAAGTTCGGCGAGGCTGCTCAGGCCGAGACCGTGCGCAAGATGGTCGTCGCCATGGCCAAGGACCCCCGGGTGCTGGTCATCAAACTCGCCGACCGGCTGCACAACATGCGCACGATGCGCTACCTCAAGCGGGAGAAGCAGGAGAAGAAGGCCCGCGAGACTCTGGAGATCTACGCCCCGCTGGCGCACCGCCTGGGCATGAACACCATCAAGTGGGAGCTGGAGGACCTCGCCTTCGCGATCCTCTACCCCAAGATGTACGACGAGATCGTCCGGCTCGTCGCCGAGCGCGCCCCCAAGCGGGACGAGTACCTCGCCATAGTGACCGACGAGGTGCAGACGGATCTGCGGGCCGCCCGCATCAAGGCCACCGTCACCGGCCGCCCCAAGCACTACTACAGCGTCTACCAGAAGATGATCGTCCGCGGCCGGGACTTCGCGGAGATCTACGACCTGGTCGGCATCCGCGTCCTCGTCGACACCGTCCGGGACTGCTACGCGGCACTCGGAACCGTCCACGCCCGGTGGAACCCGGTCCCGGGGCGGTTCAAGGACTACATCGCGATGCCGAAGTTCAACATGTACCAGTCGCTGCACACGACGGTCATCGGACCCAACGGCAAGCCCGTCGAACTCCAGATCCGCACCTTCGACATGCACCGCCGCGCCGAGTACGGCATCGCCGCGCACTGGAAGTACAAGCAGGAGGCCGTGGCCGGCGCATCCAAGGTCCGCACCGATGTCCCCAAGGTCAGCGGCAAGGACAAGGACGCGCTGAATGACATGGCGTGGCTGCGGCAGCTCCTCGACTGGCAGAAGGAGACCGAGGACCCGGGCGAGTTCCTGGAGTCCCTGCGCTTCGACCTGTCGCGCAACGAGGTCTTCGTCTTCACCCCCAAGGGCGATGTCATAGCGTTGCCCGCGGGCGCCACCCCGGTCGACTTCGCCTACGCGGTCCACACCGAGGTCGGCCACCGCACCATAGGAGCCAGGGTCAACGGCCGCTTGGTGCCGCTCGAATCCACCCTGGACAACGGTGACCTGGTCGAGGTCTTCACCTCCAAGGCAACCGGCGCGGGACCGTCCCGGGACTGGCTCGGCTTCGTCAAGTCACCGCGTGCCAGGAACAAGATCCGTGCCTGGTTCTCCAAGGAGCGCCGCGACGAGGCGATCGAGCAGGGCAAGGACGCGATCGCGCGCGCCATGCGCAAGCAGAACCTGCCGATCCAGCGCATCCTCACGGGAGACTCGCTGGTGACGCTGGCGCACGAGATGCGCTACCCCGACATCTCGTCCCTGTACGCGGCGATCGGCGAGGGCCATGTCGCCGCGCAGGGCGTCGTCCAGAAGCTCGTCCAGGCACTCGGCGGCGAGGAGGCGGCCACCGAGGACATCGCGGAGTCCGTTCCGCCGTCGCGCACCCGCGGCCGCAAGCGGCGTGCCAACGCTGATCCGGGTGTGGTGGTGAAGGGCGTCGACGACGTCTGGGTCAAGCTGGCCCGCTGCTGTACGCCGGTACCCGGGGACCCCATCATCGGCTTCGTCACCCGTGGCAGCGGTGTCTCGGTCCATCGTGCGGACTGTGTCAACGTGGACTCGCTCTCCCAGCAGCCCGAACGCATCCTGGACGTCGAGTGGGCGCCCACGCAGTCCTCGGTCTTCCTGGTCGCCATCCAGGTGGAGGCTCTGGACCGCTCCCGGCTCCTGTCGGATGTCACACGTGTCCTGTCCGACCAGCACGTCAACATCCTCTCGGCCGCAGTCCAGACCTCCCGCGACCGGGTCGCCACCTCCCGCTTCACCTTCGAGATGGGCGATCCGAAGCACCTCGGCCACGTCCTGAAGGCCGTCCGCGGTGTGGAGGGCGTCTACGACGTCTATCGCGTCACCTCCGCGAGGCGCCCGTAG
- a CDS encoding adenine phosphoribosyltransferase, whose product MTGATRELLLSRIRDVRDYPKQGVLFKDITPLLADPQAFAVLTDTLAELCVRRGATKIVGLEARGFILAAPVAVKAGMGFIPVRKAGKLPGATLSQAYDLEYGSAEIEVHAEDLGADDRVMVIDDVLATGGTAEASLELIRRAGARIAGIAILLELGFLGGRARLEPALRGAPLECLITL is encoded by the coding sequence ATGACGGGAGCGACCCGCGAACTGCTGCTCAGCCGCATCCGCGACGTGCGGGACTATCCGAAGCAGGGGGTGCTGTTCAAGGACATCACCCCGCTGCTCGCGGATCCGCAGGCGTTCGCGGTGCTCACCGACACGCTCGCCGAGTTGTGCGTACGCCGGGGCGCGACCAAGATCGTCGGGCTTGAGGCGCGCGGCTTCATCCTGGCCGCCCCTGTCGCGGTCAAGGCGGGCATGGGCTTCATCCCGGTGCGCAAGGCGGGCAAGCTCCCCGGAGCGACCCTGTCGCAGGCGTACGACCTGGAGTACGGCTCAGCCGAGATCGAGGTGCACGCCGAGGACCTGGGTGCCGACGACCGTGTCATGGTCATCGACGACGTGCTTGCCACCGGTGGCACAGCGGAGGCCTCGCTGGAGCTGATCCGCCGTGCGGGCGCGCGGATCGCGGGCATCGCCATACTGCTGGAACTTGGCTTCCTCGGCGGCCGCGCCCGCCTGGAGCCGGCCCTCCGAGGCGCCCCGCTGGAGTGCCTGATCACACTCTGA
- the secF gene encoding protein translocase subunit SecF, which translates to MSRLGNLGARLYRGEVGYDFVGKRKIWYGISILITITAIVGLAVRGLNMGIEFKGGAVFTVEKATSISVSQAQEAAQEASGHPAIVQKLGNGSMRIQVSEVDGAQAEKVLDSLADELKVPPNQINDEVVGPSWGEQIANKAWIGLGVFMFLVVIYLAIAFEWRMAVAALIALIHDLTITVGVYALVGFEVTPGTVIGLLTILGYSLYDTVVVFDSLKEGTKDITKQTRWTYGEIANRSINGTLVRSINTTVVALLPVAGLLFIGGGFLGAGMLNDISLSLFVGLAAGAYSSIFIATPLVADLKEREPQMKALRKRVLAKRAAAAAKGESLDGDTSTEGVQGGRREPTAPATGAVVGQRERGRGRPSPGKRR; encoded by the coding sequence ATGTCGCGACTCGGCAATCTCGGCGCCCGGCTCTACCGCGGTGAGGTCGGCTACGACTTCGTCGGCAAGCGGAAGATCTGGTACGGCATCTCGATCCTGATCACCATCACGGCCATCGTCGGCTTGGCGGTGCGGGGTCTCAACATGGGTATCGAGTTCAAGGGCGGTGCCGTCTTCACCGTCGAGAAGGCCACCTCGATCTCGGTCTCCCAGGCCCAGGAGGCCGCTCAGGAGGCCTCGGGGCATCCGGCGATCGTGCAGAAGCTCGGCAACGGCAGCATGCGCATCCAGGTCAGCGAGGTGGACGGCGCCCAGGCCGAGAAGGTTCTGGACTCACTCGCTGACGAGCTGAAGGTCCCCCCGAACCAGATCAACGACGAGGTCGTCGGTCCCAGCTGGGGTGAGCAGATCGCCAACAAGGCATGGATCGGCCTTGGCGTGTTCATGTTCCTCGTGGTGATCTATCTGGCCATCGCCTTCGAGTGGCGCATGGCGGTCGCCGCGCTGATCGCCCTGATCCACGACCTCACGATCACGGTCGGTGTGTACGCGCTGGTCGGCTTCGAGGTCACACCGGGCACCGTGATCGGTCTGCTGACCATCCTCGGCTATTCGCTGTACGACACGGTGGTCGTCTTCGACAGCCTCAAGGAAGGCACGAAGGACATCACCAAGCAGACCCGCTGGACCTACGGCGAGATCGCCAACCGCTCGATCAACGGCACCCTGGTGCGGTCGATCAACACCACCGTGGTGGCGCTGCTGCCGGTCGCCGGTCTGCTGTTCATCGGCGGCGGCTTCCTCGGGGCAGGCATGCTCAACGACATCTCGCTGTCGCTGTTCGTCGGTCTCGCCGCAGGTGCCTACTCGTCGATCTTCATCGCGACTCCGCTGGTCGCCGACCTGAAGGAGCGCGAGCCGCAGATGAAGGCCCTGCGCAAGCGGGTCCTCGCCAAGCGCGCGGCTGCCGCGGCCAAGGGCGAGTCCCTTGACGGCGACACCTCAACGGAGGGTGTCCAGGGCGGGCGTCGCGAGCCAACGGCACCCGCCACGGGCGCCGTGGTCGGCCAGCGTGAGCGCGGTCGCGGGCGTCCGTCGCCGGGGAAGCGCCGATGA
- the secD gene encoding protein translocase subunit SecD: MAAPKKGRRAPSGQGKPGRTLALLLIVMAALVGGMFWSGETTPRLGIDLAGGTTITLKAVPEAGKESAVNPTNMNTAVGIIERRVNGLGVSEAEVQTQGDQNIIVNIPKGTNSEQAKKQVGTTARLYFRPVLAVAAGAPVTPEPAQSGTPGTKPSAAPSAAGTKPSAAPSAKPSDSTPKANAPSGKPSASPQGRAVTDALKAPSPGPSSSPSAKASTAPSGKPGATPSTPPTPSASEAALQKKFTELNCLDPKQRANVAKGTKPEDTIVACGKNSADQWEKYLLGPAEVDGKDVDSAEGVLDAQRGIWKVNMDFTSSGSKKFAAITSKLSQQQPPMNQFAIVLDGDVVSAPSVSSTLSGSAEITGSFTQQSAQELGNILSYGALPLTFKTETVTTVSPALGGEQLKAGLLAGAVGLALVVIYLLAYYRGLSIVALLSLLVSAILTYTLMSLLGPAIGFALNLPAVCGAIVAIGITADSFIVYFERIRDEIREGRTLRPAVERAWPRARRTILVSDFVSFLAAAVLFVVTVGKVQGFAFTLGLTTVLDVVVVFFFTKPLMTILARTKFFASGHPWSGLDPKRLGAQPPLRRSRRASAPVDPKEA, encoded by the coding sequence GTGGCAGCACCGAAGAAGGGCCGAAGGGCGCCCTCCGGTCAGGGAAAGCCAGGGCGCACCCTGGCTTTGCTCCTGATCGTGATGGCCGCTCTGGTCGGTGGGATGTTCTGGTCGGGGGAGACCACCCCGCGCCTCGGCATCGACCTCGCCGGCGGTACGACGATCACGCTCAAGGCCGTGCCGGAAGCCGGCAAGGAGAGCGCGGTCAACCCGACCAACATGAACACCGCGGTCGGGATCATCGAACGCCGTGTCAACGGTCTGGGCGTTTCCGAGGCCGAGGTACAGACCCAGGGCGACCAGAACATCATCGTCAACATCCCCAAGGGTACGAACTCGGAGCAGGCGAAGAAGCAGGTGGGCACGACCGCCCGGCTGTACTTCCGCCCCGTCCTCGCCGTGGCCGCCGGGGCGCCGGTGACGCCTGAGCCTGCCCAGAGCGGTACCCCGGGCACCAAGCCCAGCGCCGCACCGTCCGCGGCGGGCACCAAGCCCAGCGCCGCACCGTCGGCGAAGCCGAGCGACAGCACGCCCAAGGCGAACGCTCCCTCCGGCAAGCCCAGCGCGAGCCCCCAGGGCCGCGCGGTGACCGACGCGCTGAAGGCCCCTTCGCCTGGCCCGAGCAGCTCTCCCTCGGCCAAGGCGTCCACCGCGCCCTCCGGCAAGCCGGGCGCCACTCCCAGCACGCCTCCGACTCCCTCCGCCTCGGAGGCCGCGCTCCAGAAGAAGTTCACCGAGTTGAACTGTCTGGACCCGAAGCAGCGCGCCAACGTCGCCAAGGGCACCAAGCCCGAGGACACCATCGTCGCCTGCGGCAAGAACAGCGCCGACCAGTGGGAGAAGTACCTGCTCGGCCCGGCCGAGGTGGACGGCAAGGACGTCGACTCCGCCGAGGGCGTGCTGGACGCGCAGCGCGGCATCTGGAAGGTCAACATGGACTTCACGAGCTCCGGCTCGAAGAAGTTCGCGGCCATCACCAGCAAGCTGTCGCAGCAGCAGCCTCCGATGAACCAGTTCGCCATCGTCCTCGACGGTGACGTGGTGTCGGCCCCATCGGTCAGCTCCACGCTGAGCGGCTCCGCGGAGATCACCGGAAGCTTCACCCAGCAGTCCGCCCAAGAGCTGGGGAACATCCTGAGCTACGGTGCGCTCCCGCTGACGTTCAAGACCGAGACCGTCACCACCGTCAGCCCCGCGCTCGGCGGGGAGCAGCTCAAGGCCGGCCTCCTCGCGGGCGCCGTCGGCCTCGCGCTGGTCGTGATCTACCTGCTGGCGTACTACCGCGGTCTGTCGATCGTCGCCCTGCTCAGCCTGCTGGTCTCGGCGATCCTGACCTACACCCTGATGTCGCTGCTCGGCCCGGCCATCGGCTTCGCACTGAACCTCCCCGCGGTCTGCGGCGCCATCGTCGCCATCGGCATCACCGCGGACTCGTTCATCGTGTACTTCGAGCGCATCCGTGACGAGATCCGCGAGGGCCGCACGCTGCGTCCGGCCGTCGAGCGTGCCTGGCCTCGTGCCCGGCGCACCATCCTGGTCTCCGACTTCGTGTCGTTCCTGGCCGCCGCGGTGCTCTTCGTCGTCACCGTCGGCAAGGTCCAGGGCTTCGCCTTCACCCTCGGTCTGACCACCGTGCTCGACGTGGTCGTGGTGTTCTTCTTCACGAAGCCGCTGATGACGATCCTGGCGCGCACCAAGTTCTTCGCGAGCGGTCACCCGTGGTCCGGTCTCGACCCGAAGAGGCTCGGTGCCCAGCCCCCGCTGCGCCGTTCCCGGCGCGCATCCGCCCCCGTCGACCCGAAGGAGGCGTGA
- the yajC gene encoding preprotein translocase subunit YajC, producing the protein MLLPFIVLIGAMFLMTRSAKKKQQQAVTMRNQMQPGSGVRTIGGLYATVKDVNDDTVLLEAAPGVHLMFAKNAIGAVLDDDEYNRIVHGDGDDALKGDAPIVPDDASSLTDAPGDDAGAEDGKIDLGKKDEADNAPSVPEAKDVAVDDAKKTDGDADAK; encoded by the coding sequence ATGCTCCTCCCTTTCATCGTGCTCATCGGGGCCATGTTCCTGATGACCCGCTCTGCCAAGAAGAAGCAGCAGCAGGCGGTGACGATGCGCAACCAGATGCAGCCCGGTAGCGGCGTGCGGACCATCGGGGGGCTCTACGCGACCGTCAAGGACGTCAACGACGACACGGTCCTCCTCGAGGCCGCACCGGGCGTCCACCTGATGTTCGCCAAGAACGCCATCGGGGCCGTCCTCGACGACGACGAGTACAACCGGATCGTGCACGGCGACGGAGACGACGCCCTGAAGGGTGACGCCCCGATCGTTCCGGACGACGCCTCCTCGCTCACCGATGCCCCTGGCGACGATGCCGGCGCCGAGGATGGCAAGATCGACCTGGGCAAGAAGGACGAGGCGGACAACGCCCCCTCCGTGCCCGAGGCCAAGGACGTCGCCGTGGACGACGCGAAGAAGACCGACGGCGACGCCGACGCGAAGTAA
- the ruvB gene encoding Holliday junction branch migration DNA helicase RuvB has product MNWDDDTAAPTEEGAEARLVGASADGEDQAVEAALRPKSLDEFVGQERVREQLDLVLKAALARGATADHVLLSGAPGLGKTTLSMIIAAEMGAPIRITSGPAIQHAGDLAAILSSLQEGEVLFLDEIHRMSRPAEEMLYMAMEDFRVDVIVGKGPGATAIPLELPPFTLVGATTRAGLLPPPLRDRFGFTAHMEFYEPTELQRVIHRSAQLLDVAIDTDGAAEIAGRSRGTPRIANRLLRRVRDYAQVKADGRINSEIAGAALAVYEVDSRGLDRLDRAVLRALLKLFGGGPVGLSTLAVAVGEERETVEEVAEPFLVREGLLARTPRGRVATPAAWAHLGLVPPQHGAGGQQGLFGV; this is encoded by the coding sequence GTGAACTGGGACGACGACACCGCAGCGCCGACCGAAGAAGGCGCCGAAGCGCGGCTCGTCGGCGCTTCCGCCGACGGCGAGGACCAGGCCGTCGAGGCCGCCTTGCGCCCCAAATCGCTGGACGAGTTCGTGGGGCAGGAGCGGGTGCGAGAGCAGCTCGATCTGGTCCTGAAGGCGGCGCTGGCCCGCGGCGCCACCGCCGACCATGTGCTGCTCTCCGGAGCGCCGGGACTCGGCAAGACCACCCTCTCCATGATCATTGCCGCCGAGATGGGCGCCCCGATCAGGATCACCAGCGGGCCCGCCATCCAGCACGCGGGTGATCTCGCAGCCATCCTCTCGTCCCTTCAGGAGGGCGAGGTGCTCTTCCTGGACGAGATCCACCGGATGTCCAGGCCCGCCGAGGAAATGCTCTACATGGCGATGGAGGACTTCCGGGTCGACGTGATCGTCGGCAAGGGGCCAGGCGCCACCGCGATCCCCCTGGAACTGCCGCCGTTCACCCTGGTCGGCGCCACCACCAGGGCCGGGCTGCTGCCGCCGCCGCTGCGTGACCGCTTCGGCTTCACCGCCCATATGGAGTTCTACGAGCCGACCGAGCTCCAGCGCGTCATCCACCGCTCCGCCCAGCTGCTCGATGTGGCCATCGACACGGACGGGGCCGCGGAGATCGCCGGACGGTCCCGTGGCACGCCCCGAATCGCCAACCGGCTGCTGCGCCGGGTCCGGGACTATGCGCAGGTCAAGGCCGACGGCCGGATCAACAGCGAGATCGCCGGCGCCGCCCTCGCGGTCTACGAGGTCGACAGCCGCGGACTCGACCGGCTCGACCGCGCCGTGCTCCGGGCCTTGCTCAAGCTGTTCGGAGGCGGTCCGGTGGGCCTGTCCACGCTGGCTGTGGCGGTGGGGGAGGAGCGGGAGACGGTCGAGGAGGTCGCCGAACCGTTCCTGGTACGGGAGGGACTGTTGGCCAGAACCCCGCGCGGACGGGTCGCCACCCCCGCGGCATGGGCACATCTGGGGCTCGTTCCTCCGCAGCACGGCGCCGGTGGGCAGCAGGGCCTGTTCGGCGTCTGA
- the ruvA gene encoding Holliday junction branch migration protein RuvA, translating to MIAFVRGPVAALAPTTAVIEVGGVGMAVQCTPDTLSGLRIGQEATLATSLVVREDSLTLYGFADDDERQVFELLQTASGVGPRLAQAMLAVHSPDALRRAVATGDEKALTAVPGIGKKGAQKLLLELRDRLGEPIGSASRAVGAPVTQSWGDQLHAALIGLGYATREADEAVSAVTPLAEAADGAPQIGQLLKAALQTLNRTR from the coding sequence ATGATCGCCTTTGTGAGGGGCCCCGTTGCCGCCCTCGCCCCGACGACGGCTGTGATCGAGGTCGGCGGCGTCGGCATGGCCGTGCAGTGCACGCCCGACACCCTGTCCGGCCTGAGGATCGGTCAAGAGGCCACACTGGCCACCTCGTTGGTGGTGCGTGAGGACTCGCTCACCCTCTATGGATTCGCCGACGACGACGAGCGGCAGGTATTCGAACTGCTCCAGACGGCCAGTGGCGTCGGCCCGCGCCTCGCCCAGGCGATGCTCGCCGTACACAGCCCGGACGCTCTGCGCCGTGCGGTGGCCACGGGTGACGAGAAGGCTCTCACCGCGGTACCCGGCATCGGCAAGAAGGGCGCCCAGAAACTGCTGTTGGAGCTGAGGGACCGTCTCGGCGAGCCCATCGGCTCCGCGTCCCGCGCGGTCGGCGCACCCGTCACCCAGTCCTGGGGCGACCAACTCCACGCCGCCCTGATCGGCCTCGGTTACGCCACCCGTGAGGCCGACGAGGCCGTCAGCGCCGTCACCCCGCTCGCCGAGGCCGCCGACGGAGCGCCGCAGATCGGTCAGTTGCTCAAGGCCGCCCTCCAGACCCTGAACCGCACCCGCTGA
- the ruvC gene encoding crossover junction endodeoxyribonuclease RuvC → MRVLGVDPGLTRCGVGVVDGVAGRPLTMIGAGVVRTLADADTSHRLVAIERGMEEWLDTHRPEVVAVERVFSQHNVRTVMGTAQASAVAMLCAARRGLPVVLHTPSEVKAAVTGSGRADKAQVGAMVTRLLRLDAPPKPADAADALALAICHIWRAPAQNRLRQAVAAHHARRGRSE, encoded by the coding sequence GTGCGAGTGCTGGGGGTGGACCCGGGGCTGACCCGTTGCGGTGTCGGCGTGGTCGACGGTGTCGCGGGCCGTCCGCTGACCATGATCGGCGCCGGCGTGGTGCGCACCCTTGCGGATGCGGACACCAGCCACCGCCTGGTCGCCATCGAGCGCGGCATGGAGGAGTGGCTGGACACCCACCGGCCCGAAGTGGTCGCGGTGGAGCGGGTGTTCAGTCAGCACAATGTGCGGACGGTGATGGGCACGGCCCAGGCAAGTGCCGTCGCCATGCTGTGTGCGGCCCGCCGCGGACTGCCCGTCGTGCTGCACACCCCCAGTGAGGTGAAGGCCGCCGTCACCGGCAGCGGCCGGGCCGACAAGGCGCAGGTCGGCGCCATGGTGACCCGGCTGTTGCGACTGGACGCGCCGCCGAAACCGGCCGACGCTGCGGACGCGCTCGCGCTCGCCATCTGCCATATCTGGCGCGCACCCGCGCAGAACCGCCTCCGGCAGGCGGTCGCCGCACACCACGCAAGGAGAGGCCGCAGCGAATGA
- a CDS encoding YebC/PmpR family DNA-binding transcriptional regulator — MSGHSKWATTKHKKAVIDAKRGKLFAKLIKNIEVAARTGGADVEGNPTLFDAIQKAKKQSVPNKNIDSAVKRGAGLEAGGADYETIMYEGYGPNGVAVLIECLTDNRNRAASDVRVAMTRNGGSMADPGSVSYLFNRKGVVVLPKGELTEDDVLGAVLDAGAEEVNDLGEGFEVISEATDLVAVRTALQDAGIDYDSAEANFVPTMQVELDEEGARKIFKLIDALEDSDDVQNVFANFDVSDDVMEKVDA; from the coding sequence ATGTCCGGCCACTCTAAATGGGCCACGACGAAGCACAAGAAGGCCGTGATCGACGCCAAGCGCGGCAAGCTCTTCGCGAAGCTGATCAAGAACATCGAGGTCGCGGCCCGCACCGGTGGTGCGGACGTGGAGGGCAACCCCACGCTCTTCGACGCCATCCAGAAGGCGAAGAAGCAGTCGGTGCCCAACAAGAACATCGACTCCGCGGTCAAGCGCGGTGCCGGTCTCGAGGCGGGCGGCGCCGACTACGAGACGATCATGTACGAGGGCTACGGCCCGAACGGTGTCGCGGTGCTCATCGAGTGCCTCACCGACAACCGGAACCGAGCCGCTTCCGACGTGCGGGTGGCCATGACCCGCAACGGCGGCTCGATGGCCGACCCCGGCTCGGTTTCGTACCTCTTCAACCGGAAGGGCGTCGTCGTCCTCCCGAAGGGGGAGCTGACCGAGGACGACGTGCTCGGCGCGGTGCTCGACGCCGGTGCCGAGGAGGTCAACGACCTCGGCGAGGGCTTCGAGGTCATCAGCGAGGCCACCGACCTGGTCGCGGTGCGCACCGCGCTCCAGGACGCCGGTATCGACTACGACTCCGCCGAGGCCAACTTCGTCCCGACCATGCAGGTCGAGCTGGACGAGGAGGGCGCGCGCAAGATCTTCAAGCTGATCGACGCGCTGGAGGACAGCGACGACGTCCAGAACGTCTTCGCCAACTTCGACGTCTCCGACGACGTCATGGAGAAGGTCGACGCCTGA
- the pdxT gene encoding pyridoxal 5'-phosphate synthase glutaminase subunit PdxT, which yields MSDTPLIGVLALQGDVREHLIALAAADAVARPVRRPEELSEVDGLVIPGGESTTISKLAHLFGLMEPLRERVRAGMPVYGTCAGLIILAEKILDPRSGQETIGGIDMIVRRNAFGRQNESFEAAVDVKGIEDGPVEGVFIRAPWVESVGAEAEVLAEHGGHIVAVRQGNALATSFHPELTGDHRVHALFVDMVRSAR from the coding sequence ATGAGCGACACTCCCCTCATCGGTGTCCTGGCCCTCCAGGGCGACGTACGGGAGCACCTGATCGCCCTGGCCGCGGCGGATGCCGTGGCCAGGCCGGTCAGGCGTCCCGAGGAACTCTCCGAGGTCGACGGCCTCGTCATCCCCGGCGGTGAATCCACCACCATCTCCAAACTGGCCCACCTCTTCGGGCTGATGGAGCCGCTGCGTGAGCGTGTGCGCGCGGGCATGCCGGTGTACGGCACCTGCGCGGGTCTGATCATTCTCGCCGAGAAGATCCTCGACCCGCGCTCGGGTCAGGAGACCATCGGCGGTATCGACATGATCGTGCGCCGTAACGCCTTCGGGCGCCAGAACGAGTCCTTCGAGGCGGCGGTCGACGTCAAGGGCATCGAGGACGGACCCGTCGAGGGCGTCTTCATCCGCGCGCCGTGGGTGGAGTCCGTCGGCGCGGAGGCCGAGGTGCTCGCCGAACACGGCGGCCACATCGTCGCCGTACGGCAGGGAAACGCGCTGGCCACCTCGTTCCATCCGGAACTGACCGGTGACCACCGGGTCCACGCCCTGTTCGTCGACATGGTGCGCTCCGCGCGGTGA